One Psychrobacillus glaciei genomic region harbors:
- a CDS encoding sensor histidine kinase: MKTLYSKFLWMTLLIMFTSGTIGFMIVNTFYHQNLKETNDAKNVLVAESIVQLVESSHLKNLEPLLQMIGDTGYQIYIVSEEGRESSFGGDFRVKTISDSVVDRVLKGETYHGMREFPKETFITGYFSNELTNTVGVPFTFDHKKYALFQRPNIKFLFNEIHLLLGGLAGAMIVISVIAMLIVAKKMIDPLTKLTIATNKIANEDFQVPIPVYQRDEIGQLADSFRNMAKQLEASDRYKKEFISRVSHDFQTPLLNIQGYATLLENRELNKEEHMKYTKIIQKEAKRLSSVMKQLLVLTSFDQANNRTKKEIYYLDEQLKQVMQKFRWLVDEKDISIQLQLKKVEVLGDREMLEYVWENLLSNAIKYNYSPGEIQVSLTETEEYVLVTIQDTGIGNSNTDYGQWTERFYREDTARSTKIEGSGLGLAIVKEVVQSHNGILSFESVEPHGTKVTIQLNKL, translated from the coding sequence ATGAAAACTTTATATAGCAAATTCTTATGGATGACTCTACTCATTATGTTCACCAGTGGGACAATTGGATTTATGATTGTAAATACGTTTTATCATCAAAATTTAAAGGAAACAAATGATGCAAAAAATGTATTAGTTGCGGAATCAATTGTACAACTCGTTGAATCATCTCATTTAAAGAACTTAGAGCCACTTCTACAAATGATTGGCGACACAGGGTATCAAATATATATTGTAAGTGAAGAGGGCAGGGAGAGCTCTTTTGGTGGTGATTTTCGAGTTAAAACTATTAGTGATTCTGTAGTAGACAGAGTTTTGAAGGGGGAAACGTATCACGGGATGCGTGAGTTTCCGAAAGAAACGTTTATAACGGGATATTTTTCAAATGAGTTAACGAATACGGTGGGTGTGCCATTCACATTTGATCATAAAAAGTATGCGCTTTTTCAAAGACCTAATATTAAGTTTCTATTTAATGAAATCCATTTACTATTAGGAGGTCTTGCTGGAGCAATGATTGTTATTAGTGTGATCGCAATGTTAATCGTGGCGAAGAAAATGATTGACCCATTAACCAAATTAACAATTGCGACAAATAAAATTGCAAATGAAGACTTCCAAGTACCGATACCAGTTTATCAGCGAGATGAAATTGGCCAATTAGCAGATAGCTTCCGAAATATGGCTAAGCAATTAGAAGCTAGTGATCGCTATAAAAAAGAATTTATCTCCAGAGTGTCGCATGACTTTCAAACACCTTTGTTAAATATACAGGGCTATGCTACTTTACTTGAAAACCGGGAGTTAAATAAAGAAGAACATATGAAATACACAAAGATCATCCAAAAAGAAGCGAAGCGTTTATCCAGTGTCATGAAGCAATTATTAGTACTTACTTCCTTTGATCAAGCTAATAATCGCACCAAAAAAGAGATTTACTACCTAGACGAACAGTTAAAACAAGTTATGCAGAAGTTTAGATGGTTAGTGGATGAAAAAGATATTTCGATCCAGTTGCAACTAAAAAAGGTAGAAGTACTCGGAGATAGAGAGATGTTAGAGTACGTTTGGGAAAATCTCCTTTCTAATGCTATCAAATACAATTATTCCCCTGGTGAAATACAAGTTTCACTGACAGAAACGGAGGAGTATGTGCTTGTTACGATACAAGACACTGGAATTGGAAACTCTAATACAGATTATGGGCAATGGACAGAACGTTTTTATCGAGAGGATACTGCACGTTCCACAAAAATTGAGGGAAGTGGACTCGGCCTTGCGATTGTAAAAGAAGTGGTTCAATCACATAATGGCATACTCTCATTTGAAAGTGTAGAACCCCATGGAACAAAAGTTACTATCCAACTAAATAAGCTGTAA
- a CDS encoding ABC transporter ATP-binding protein: MKTLLHMQGLTKEYGNEKAVDNITFSLNKNTSTALIGPNGAGKTTTLSMLAGLLKQTNGSIVMDGEITGDIRREIGFLPQYPQFYSWLTALEFTEMAAKLSGVDTKIAKLEAEKTLEFVGLGDAKNKKTGTFSGGMKQRLGLAQAIVHKPSLLLLDEPVSALDPIGRREIMNLLKELQATTTILYSTHILNDAEEMTDQLLFLRKGKLVEQGSMREVREKYANPLYKILFLDSEEAAQFVKTAPWETWQEGAVAFIPIENAKPPMNEILYMLADSSLILSKVERATASLEEIFLQVVDKDE, translated from the coding sequence ATGAAAACATTACTTCATATGCAAGGACTAACAAAAGAGTATGGAAATGAAAAAGCAGTTGATAACATAACTTTCTCGTTAAATAAAAACACGTCAACCGCATTAATCGGTCCAAATGGAGCAGGGAAAACAACTACTTTGTCTATGCTTGCTGGATTGCTAAAGCAAACGAATGGATCAATCGTAATGGACGGTGAAATTACAGGGGATATCCGAAGAGAAATCGGATTTTTACCACAATATCCTCAATTTTATTCATGGTTAACGGCACTTGAATTTACAGAGATGGCTGCCAAGTTGAGTGGAGTAGATACTAAAATTGCGAAACTAGAGGCGGAAAAGACGCTTGAATTTGTAGGTCTTGGGGATGCAAAAAATAAAAAGACAGGTACATTTTCCGGGGGAATGAAACAACGATTAGGTTTAGCGCAAGCAATCGTTCATAAGCCCTCATTACTTCTATTGGATGAACCAGTGTCTGCTTTAGATCCAATTGGAAGACGCGAAATTATGAATTTGCTAAAAGAATTGCAGGCAACGACGACTATTTTGTATTCGACCCATATTTTAAATGACGCAGAAGAAATGACCGATCAATTATTATTTTTACGAAAAGGAAAGTTAGTCGAACAAGGTTCAATGCGAGAAGTACGCGAAAAATATGCCAATCCTTTGTACAAAATTCTCTTCTTGGATAGTGAAGAAGCGGCGCAATTTGTAAAAACTGCCCCATGGGAAACTTGGCAGGAAGGAGCAGTTGCATTTATTCCTATTGAAAATGCAAAACCTCCGATGAATGAAATATTGTATATGCTTGCAGACAGTAGTTTAATTTTATCGAAGGTGGAGCGCGCTACGGCTAGTCTAGAAGAAATATTTTTACAGGTGGTGGATAAGGATGAGTAA
- a CDS encoding phosphotransferase enzyme family protein: MEENRIRLDGGFHNDIFHLEEEGRVVRISDKKKTKEMILQEIEWMNFLHEKGVAVPKPEIILGYEDGRISTYFEFIQGDGIDVTNILHWNAKTFEQWGRILGRMHALSKQYKVDEINRPAWTVKNPDVFGISSSLLPWVRLNYDRLMQSLCTYKITPDTFGLIHNDFHQGNLIIANEGTLNTIDFDECSYNWYAQDIAVSFYHAFWQHDSYNADIDSFTHTFMNHFFAGYQIENLLHEDIIKQIPIFLKLREIFLYQLFLRKWDMNNLEEWQSYTLRDLEEKIQNRRPYAEITDFSIYV, translated from the coding sequence ATGGAAGAAAATCGTATCCGGTTGGACGGAGGATTTCATAATGATATATTTCATCTTGAGGAAGAGGGAAGAGTAGTTAGAATTTCTGATAAGAAGAAGACAAAGGAAATGATTTTGCAGGAAATCGAATGGATGAATTTTTTACATGAAAAAGGGGTTGCTGTTCCGAAGCCGGAAATAATATTAGGGTATGAAGATGGTCGAATAAGTACGTATTTTGAATTTATTCAGGGTGATGGAATAGATGTTACTAACATACTTCATTGGAATGCAAAAACATTTGAGCAGTGGGGAAGGATATTAGGGAGGATGCATGCGCTATCCAAACAATATAAGGTTGATGAAATAAATCGGCCAGCATGGACAGTAAAAAACCCAGATGTATTTGGTATAAGTAGCAGCTTACTCCCGTGGGTAAGGTTGAATTACGATAGATTGATGCAGAGCCTATGTACATACAAAATTACGCCAGATACATTTGGTTTGATTCATAATGATTTTCATCAAGGCAACCTAATCATTGCAAACGAAGGCACCCTAAATACGATTGACTTCGATGAATGTTCTTATAATTGGTATGCCCAAGATATCGCGGTATCTTTCTATCATGCATTCTGGCAACATGATTCATACAATGCTGATATAGATAGTTTCACTCACACCTTTATGAATCATTTTTTTGCTGGTTATCAAATAGAAAATTTACTACATGAGGATATAATTAAACAAATTCCAATTTTCCTCAAATTGAGAGAGATTTTTTTGTATCAATTATTTCTGCGCAAGTGGGATATGAACAATTTAGAAGAATGGCAAAGTTATACATTGCGAGACCTAGAGGAAAAAATTCAGAACAGAAGGCCATACGCAGAAATTACGGATTTTTCAATTTATGTATAA
- a CDS encoding CBS domain-containing protein, with product MTVRNSDRFITAYNRIDQLMKEIIGTQDHLAFFRVIDLAKKKNATIRRYEADLREYGDLRNAIIHHRTSTEYAIAEPHEDVVLKMEEMEVALTKPITVGNMFQTKVTTFQRTDFLSYALKVIKDKKYNQFPVYNGTEFKGLITPVGITMWLASTVDSASFSRKKTTLGEILTHENDRENHQFIEKNASVYEALEIFKAAITRGRRLEALLITEDGKPNTKLIGIVTPMSMMKIK from the coding sequence ATGACTGTTCGCAATTCAGATCGATTTATCACGGCATATAATCGGATAGACCAATTGATGAAGGAAATTATAGGTACTCAGGATCATCTTGCCTTTTTTCGTGTAATTGACTTGGCTAAAAAGAAAAATGCGACTATTAGAAGATACGAGGCAGATCTGCGCGAATACGGGGACCTTAGAAATGCAATTATTCATCATCGCACCTCGACAGAGTATGCTATCGCAGAGCCACATGAAGATGTTGTATTGAAAATGGAAGAGATGGAAGTTGCTCTAACGAAACCTATTACTGTTGGGAATATGTTTCAGACGAAGGTGACAACTTTTCAAAGAACGGACTTTTTGAGTTATGCATTGAAAGTGATTAAGGACAAAAAGTATAATCAGTTTCCTGTGTATAATGGTACTGAATTTAAAGGGCTTATAACACCTGTTGGAATTACAATGTGGTTGGCGAGTACTGTAGATTCTGCATCTTTTTCTAGAAAAAAGACTACTTTAGGTGAAATTTTGACACATGAAAATGATAGAGAAAATCATCAATTTATAGAGAAAAATGCATCTGTATATGAAGCTTTGGAAATCTTCAAAGCCGCTATTACAAGGGGCAGACGTCTGGAAGCTCTTCTGATAACCGAAGATGGCAAGCCTAATACAAAGCTTATAGGCATTGTTACACCTATGAGCATGATGAAGATAAAATAA
- a CDS encoding PLDc N-terminal domain-containing protein — protein sequence MNFESIPWMLILPLAIIELVIMIVAIVDLIRVKSTNGPKWMWAIIIILTNIIGSIIYFIFGRRNE from the coding sequence ATGAATTTTGAATCGATACCATGGATGCTTATATTACCACTTGCAATTATTGAACTTGTCATAATGATTGTTGCTATTGTCGACCTAATCCGTGTAAAGAGTACGAATGGACCCAAGTGGATGTGGGCGATTATTATTATTTTGACAAATATAATTGGGTCAATTATCTACTTCATCTTTGGGAGAAGAAATGAATGA
- a CDS encoding response regulator transcription factor, whose amino-acid sequence MVVILAVDDDVHTLDLISIYLSQTGYQVIKATNGKEGLSFIEKDIPDLAIVDVMMPEMDGLTLTKLIRQHYDFPVLLLTAKGQLEDKEKGYLAGSDDYLVKPFEPKELLFRIRAILRRYDKTSDANIQVGNMLINRKSFDVQIGEKLLVLPLKEFELLSKLASKPNQVFTREQLIEAVWGIDFEGDEQTLSVHIKRIRERLLKIKADVQILTVRGIGYKLEGTRV is encoded by the coding sequence GTGGTTGTAATATTAGCAGTAGATGATGATGTACATACATTAGATTTAATATCTATTTACTTATCGCAGACAGGGTATCAAGTAATAAAAGCAACGAATGGAAAAGAAGGCTTATCCTTTATTGAAAAAGATATACCTGATTTAGCAATAGTCGATGTAATGATGCCAGAGATGGATGGCTTAACATTAACCAAACTTATCCGCCAGCATTATGACTTTCCTGTATTATTATTAACTGCGAAAGGACAATTAGAAGATAAAGAAAAAGGCTATTTAGCGGGGTCTGACGATTATTTAGTGAAACCATTTGAGCCAAAAGAATTGTTATTTCGTATTCGAGCAATACTTAGAAGATATGACAAAACAAGTGATGCCAACATTCAAGTGGGAAACATGTTAATTAATCGAAAGAGTTTTGATGTACAAATTGGGGAGAAACTATTAGTTCTGCCTTTAAAAGAATTTGAGTTACTTTCGAAACTAGCATCCAAGCCAAATCAAGTATTTACCCGGGAACAATTAATAGAGGCAGTTTGGGGAATTGATTTTGAAGGAGATGAGCAAACATTAAGTGTGCATATTAAACGAATAAGGGAACGATTATTGAAAATAAAAGCCGATGTACAAATTCTAACCGTTCGCGGAATCGGATATAAATTAGAAGGAACCCGTGTATGA
- a CDS encoding NAD(P)-dependent oxidoreductase, translated as MKIALFGATGRVGKEILSLLLKNNDEITALVRTPEKLQNHPNLTFLQGDARVFADVEKTLAGADAVISALGTDQSTVLTESVEHIISIMEKQKIKRVVTIGTAGILTSQLNPTLLRYESSESKRKSQVAAKEHHKVYEMLKGSGLDWTIVCPTYLPTGAVTKAYIIERNQLPLGAVKSTTGDTALFAFNELLENKHIGYRVGIMSPN; from the coding sequence ATGAAAATTGCATTATTTGGAGCGACAGGTCGTGTAGGAAAAGAGATACTTTCATTATTACTCAAAAATAATGATGAAATAACAGCTCTCGTGAGAACTCCAGAAAAGCTGCAAAATCATCCTAATTTAACTTTTTTACAAGGGGATGCAAGAGTATTTGCGGATGTAGAAAAAACACTAGCAGGCGCAGATGCAGTCATAAGTGCTCTTGGGACCGATCAATCGACTGTATTAACAGAGTCGGTTGAGCATATTATTTCTATTATGGAGAAACAAAAAATCAAACGGGTCGTCACTATTGGGACGGCTGGTATTTTAACGAGCCAATTAAATCCAACTCTCCTTCGATATGAATCATCAGAATCAAAACGTAAATCACAAGTTGCGGCGAAAGAACATCATAAAGTATATGAGATGTTAAAAGGATCAGGATTAGACTGGACAATAGTTTGTCCAACTTACTTGCCCACTGGTGCTGTAACAAAAGCGTATATCATCGAACGAAATCAGTTGCCACTCGGTGCAGTAAAAAGTACAACAGGAGATACTGCATTATTTGCGTTTAACGAACTTTTGGAGAATAAACATATTGGTTATCGAGTCGGAATTATGAGTCCCAATTAG
- a CDS encoding ABC transporter permease produces the protein MSNFSVLFQKEWRENVRNFKVLWIPLVFILFGISEPLTNYYLPQILSTVGNMPEGTVFQFPELTPEQVVMSTISQYQFIGMLVVTLGFAGIIARERKNGTATLLYVRPITYSSYVYSKLVIMCILIIGSVVLGLLANLYYTYVLFGRVDAVAFIEFLATYIVWLLFVISVVIFTSSAFSTGIASAVSLTLVIVVQIIYGFLGTYWTISPWKLPMYAGDLLMGNVDKTPFVWSLLITLLAIAIFITGSVYFTKKNVSKAKI, from the coding sequence ATGAGTAATTTTTCTGTTTTATTCCAAAAAGAATGGCGAGAAAATGTACGGAATTTTAAAGTCCTTTGGATACCATTAGTGTTTATCCTATTTGGAATATCGGAGCCTTTGACGAACTATTATTTACCTCAAATTTTAAGTACAGTAGGTAATATGCCGGAAGGAACGGTTTTTCAGTTCCCTGAATTAACCCCAGAGCAAGTTGTTATGTCAACGATTAGCCAATACCAATTTATCGGAATGCTTGTCGTAACGCTTGGTTTTGCAGGGATAATTGCAAGGGAACGAAAAAATGGAACAGCTACGCTGCTATACGTGCGGCCAATAACGTATTCCAGTTATGTGTATAGCAAGTTAGTTATTATGTGCATACTTATTATAGGTAGCGTGGTACTTGGTTTGTTAGCAAATTTATATTATACGTATGTCCTTTTTGGAAGAGTTGATGCAGTAGCGTTTATCGAATTTCTTGCAACATATATTGTTTGGCTGTTATTTGTTATTAGTGTTGTGATCTTCACTAGTTCAGCTTTTTCGACGGGTATCGCATCCGCCGTTTCTTTGACCCTTGTTATAGTTGTTCAAATTATTTATGGATTTCTTGGAACGTATTGGACAATTTCTCCGTGGAAACTCCCGATGTATGCGGGCGATCTATTAATGGGTAATGTTGATAAGACACCTTTTGTTTGGAGTTTGCTCATTACGCTATTAGCAATAGCTATATTTATAACAGGTTCAGTTTATTTCACCAAAAAGAATGTTTCGAAGGCGAAGATTTAA
- a CDS encoding EamA family transporter yields MKLWIYPLMVVFAASCYGTLSTMVKLAIRDGYTASEAIASQYIMGFLLALVIYLLTQRKLPRLHGGFKIILLAGIFTATTGIVYGQALIYLPASLAVVMLFQFTWVGTLIDCILRKRLPKRPEVISLIILFIGTILAAGVLDVDLSGIDWRGWVYGFAAAVSFSFNMNVNTKQVEGMNTTTRLLFVSFIAAIMIAIFQTPEIVWNGKLFMEPLFFYGLALGLLGIIVPIYFFVIAVPKVGGAMSSILSAMELPVAVVVSVIVLSEALSGLQIVGIVVILLGMFVPTLASISKSKKQQATLGK; encoded by the coding sequence ATGAAATTATGGATTTATCCCCTTATGGTTGTTTTTGCAGCCAGCTGTTATGGGACTTTATCGACGATGGTGAAACTTGCAATTAGAGATGGCTATACAGCCTCAGAAGCAATTGCGAGTCAATATATTATGGGTTTTCTTTTAGCATTAGTTATCTATTTGTTAACACAGCGAAAGCTTCCCCGTTTACACGGTGGATTTAAAATTATTTTATTAGCTGGTATTTTTACTGCTACGACAGGAATAGTATATGGACAAGCACTTATCTACTTACCAGCTTCTCTAGCAGTTGTTATGTTATTTCAATTTACATGGGTTGGTACGCTAATCGATTGCATTTTAAGAAAACGGTTGCCAAAAAGACCAGAAGTTATTTCACTCATTATTTTATTTATCGGAACCATTTTAGCTGCTGGCGTGCTTGATGTCGATTTGAGCGGTATTGACTGGAGAGGCTGGGTATATGGGTTTGCTGCTGCGGTTTCATTCTCTTTTAATATGAATGTCAATACGAAGCAAGTGGAAGGAATGAATACGACGACTCGTCTACTATTTGTTTCTTTTATCGCTGCGATAATGATTGCTATCTTCCAAACACCTGAAATTGTATGGAATGGAAAATTGTTTATGGAACCACTTTTCTTTTATGGATTAGCTCTTGGTTTACTAGGCATTATCGTTCCCATTTACTTTTTCGTCATTGCCGTACCAAAAGTGGGAGGCGCTATGTCATCTATTTTAAGTGCAATGGAATTACCTGTAGCTGTTGTTGTTTCGGTTATCGTGTTAAGTGAGGCACTTTCCGGGTTACAAATTGTTGGTATAGTCGTCATTTTACTGGGTATGTTTGTACCCACACTTGCTAGTATTTCAAAAAGTAAAAAACAACAAGCAACCCTAGGTAAATAA
- a CDS encoding GNAT family N-acetyltransferase, which produces MDILIRNACKEDAPEAIPLIMEAIGDISMQMTGETEEVEITKEFVQLFTRTDNRHSYLHSYIAEMEGKVAGVLVFYSAEQVVTLDANLEEYLSNKKGVPIKIDPETLPGEWYIDTVVVDPTYRGHGIGTKLLTYAEQLVQNFGGGNLSLNVETEKDSAIRLYNRLGFVTVCPWTIIGQTFHHMVKTVDAD; this is translated from the coding sequence ATGGACATATTAATTAGAAATGCATGTAAAGAAGATGCACCCGAGGCTATTCCACTTATTATGGAAGCAATTGGAGACATCTCAATGCAAATGACAGGCGAAACAGAAGAAGTAGAAATAACGAAAGAGTTCGTGCAATTATTTACTCGGACAGACAATCGGCATTCCTATCTACATTCGTATATAGCAGAAATGGAAGGGAAAGTTGCAGGAGTGCTTGTGTTTTATTCTGCAGAGCAAGTGGTTACACTAGATGCAAATTTAGAGGAATATCTTTCGAATAAAAAAGGAGTTCCCATCAAAATAGATCCTGAAACATTACCTGGAGAATGGTATATAGATACGGTAGTAGTAGATCCTACATATCGCGGACACGGTATTGGCACGAAGCTTTTAACATATGCAGAACAGCTTGTTCAAAACTTTGGTGGCGGAAACCTTTCTTTAAATGTTGAAACGGAAAAAGATTCTGCAATTCGCTTGTATAATCGGCTAGGATTTGTTACTGTATGTCCTTGGACAATTATTGGTCAGACCTTTCATCATATGGTGAAGACGGTTGACGCCGATTAA